GCTAGTTATTTGGTTATCTTATTTAGTGCACTAGGTTCGTTTGATTGTTTTAACTATTTTGGCAATGGCACCACATTCCCTGCAGTTATTGGTGCCCTTATTTTCTTATGGATTGTCAATTCATTTGTATTAAAAGGTATTTATCATGCATTCTTATTAAATTGCTTAGTTACTTTAGCTAAAATTGTACCGATAGGATTATTTATTGTTTGCATCGTTTTAGCATTCAAAGTGGATACATTCAAAACTGATTTCTGGGGAACTCCTGAGTTAGGCTCTATTGTTACTCAAATCAAACACACTATGCTTTATACTGTCTGGGTCTATTTAGGGATCGAAAGTGCAACAGTTTACGCATCACGCGCCAAAAGTATTTTAAGTATAAGTCGAGCCACCTTTTTTGGTTTTGCTATCACCAGTCTATTACTCGTTTGTGTATCAGTATTATCTTTGGGCATTGTCCCTCAGCATGAATTAGCACAAATGAAAAATCCTTCAATGGCATTAGTCATTGAACATGTTATCGGTAGCTGGGGAGCAACTTTAATTAATATCGGACTTATCGTATCAGTGAGTGGCGGATTATTATCATGGTTACTTCTTGCTGCAGAAATGCTGTTTCTAAGTGGACAAGGTGACGAACACACCGTACCTAGCTGTTTTGGCAAACTTAACAAGAAAGGGACGCCCGCAAATGCATTGTATTTAACGTCAACTTTGATCAGTATACTTATTATTCTTGCCCACTTTTATCAATCTGGATATAACACGCTGATTCAACTATCTACTTCCATGGTGCTCATTCCCTATCTGCTATCAGCCCTTTTTGTATTTAAATTAGCAATAAATAGAGGTAAAACTTACTTAATCTTTTTGGGCTTAGCGGGTTCAATTTATGGGATATGGTTGATTTATGCAGGTGGGATACATTACCTATTATTATCCATGATTTTATATGGCGTTGGATTGGCATTTTACTTATACGCTAGAAAGCAAAGAGCATTACCTGCTTTCAGTTTTCTACATGATAAAATCTATGCCATTACCATAATTATTTTGGCAATTATCGCCATAGTCTATTTTTATGTGCTACCTAATTAACTCATAATTGAGGGTTATTTTCGAAACAGATAAAAATCATTCAATAATTGTCTGAATTCTGATGAATAACGGCCATCATCATCACGCATACAAAGTTGCTCACTAAGTACTTGACCATTATTAGTTAAAGAAAAAGCCAATAAGGACAATGAAAAGTTTTTATTGGCATTATATCTGACATACAACTCTTGCTGTAAAAAAAGCTGATTTGACTTGCACAGACAAATAAACTGATCAGCCATATGAAAAGGGAGAACCAAACAAAACAGACCATCTTGTTTTAACAAACGTTTGACTGAATTGATAAGCTGACCAAAGTTTAAACTTTCAGTATAACGAGCAAGTTGTCGTTGACTATTGCGACAATCAACGGCAGGTTCAAAATAAGGCGGATTTGTCACAATTAGATCATAACTCGCCTTCATAGTAGGATCGAATTTATTAATATCTGCTTGTTGTGCCTTAACAGATGTCAAACCTGCATGCATACTATTTTCCTGACATTGCTTAACAGCATCGGCATTAATATCAATTGCATCAATTTGGCAAGAGTTATGAGCCAAACGCTGAGCCAACATTAACGCTATCACTCCGCATCCTGTACCAATATCGAGTATTTTTTGTGGATGATGTTCAATCGGAGCCCAAGCACCAAGCAAACAACTATCCGTTGTTACTTGCATAGGACTTTTATCAT
The sequence above is drawn from the Gilliamella apicola genome and encodes:
- a CDS encoding basic amino acid/polyamine antiporter — its product is MNTPVRKKLGILPLTLLVVGSIVGSGIFSLPQNMAEGAGAGAILIAWAITLFGMLMLTRIFQYLSIRFYKINDGLYGYVREGFGDYIGFNAAWGYWISAWMSCASYLVILFSALGSFDCFNYFGNGTTFPAVIGALIFLWIVNSFVLKGIYHAFLLNCLVTLAKIVPIGLFIVCIVLAFKVDTFKTDFWGTPELGSIVTQIKHTMLYTVWVYLGIESATVYASRAKSILSISRATFFGFAITSLLLVCVSVLSLGIVPQHELAQMKNPSMALVIEHVIGSWGATLINIGLIVSVSGGLLSWLLLAAEMLFLSGQGDEHTVPSCFGKLNKKGTPANALYLTSTLISILIILAHFYQSGYNTLIQLSTSMVLIPYLLSALFVFKLAINRGKTYLIFLGLAGSIYGIWLIYAGGIHYLLLSMILYGVGLAFYLYARKQRALPAFSFLHDKIYAITIIILAIIAIVYFYVLPN
- a CDS encoding tRNA1(Val) (adenine(37)-N6)-methyltransferase; translated protein: MKNNHQEPLKKGGFTFKRFFVAHDKSPMQVTTDSCLLGAWAPIEHHPQKILDIGTGCGVIALMLAQRLAHNSCQIDAIDINADAVKQCQENSMHAGLTSVKAQQADINKFDPTMKASYDLIVTNPPYFEPAVDCRNSQRQLARYTESLNFGQLINSVKRLLKQDGLFCLVLPFHMADQFICLCKSNQLFLQQELYVRYNANKNFSLSLLAFSLTNNGQVLSEQLCMRDDDGRYSSEFRQLLNDFYLFRK